The window GGTACGGAATAAAGCCACGGGCCTTCCAGTTGGAAATGGCTGAGGGATAAACTTCCATGAGCCTGGCCAGACGCGCCTGGGTTCCAAATCGCGATATGATACGTGTAACAGGATCACTCATATACGCTTTAGTATCACCTTATGTGACTAT of the Pseudomonadota bacterium genome contains:
- a CDS encoding helix-turn-helix domain containing protein; protein product: MSDPVTRIISRFGTQARLARLMEVYPSAISNWKARGFIPYRQQLFLMEIAWKLGIDLKPEDFSPRSGEGK